Proteins encoded within one genomic window of Triticum aestivum cultivar Chinese Spring chromosome 2D, IWGSC CS RefSeq v2.1, whole genome shotgun sequence:
- the LOC123048597 gene encoding disease resistance protein RGA5-like gives MEPLSKEESKTLFHEAKRPAENELLKMCGGMPLAILIAAGRKSAGLAEPEIRERRILSTSDQCSTSDGMRMLLRMSYDELPAPLKSCLVYLGVFPEYYTIKKDRLIRLWIAEGFFLGRHEENLWRTGESYFNELICRRLIQPVFGYEDGQAVGCVVHGVILDFIKTLSTEGNFATTSADMRSGLTPWYLIPRFSFDCCSKEDEAGKLLSVTLHLSSMRTLQVCGRAGWTTLLTYPKVRKGKPALRTFKFLRVLDVEDNGILRSHHLKGIGGLILLSARAIVDFLKVVGHSNLRSLSLHCLDGDLVGQLNLCPPYQLQRFELTISGAILGSTAFCMATCVTHLNIEISQLGEQGLSIIASAPHLILLQLVSSGPAAPMTDTHSSSRRQRRRVIICSGAFPCLKVFWFTCKAGGNELQFDRGAMPRLRGLRLHFNALEMLSLYGDFEFGIEHLSSLTRIHAAIGCEDATAPEVELAETAITEQVCRISSANTPTIEFSRENPRMFERGKKSIGPLTETVTTITKKKSLRRWLITQYKMMWRALCSCSTK, from the exons ATGGAGCCTCTTAGCAAGGAAGAATCCAAGACTTTATTTCACGAGGCAAAAAGGCCCGCTGAAAATGAGTTGTTGAAAATGTGTGGGGGCATGCCATTGGCAATACTTATTGCAGCCGGCAGGAAATCTGCAGGACTAGCTGAGCCAGAGATTCGTGAGAGACGTATCCTTTCAACATCAGACCAATGTTCCACATCGGATGGGATGAGAATGTTATTGCGCATGAGTTATGATGAGCTACCTGCCCCTTTGAAGTCTTGTCTTGTATACCTCGGTGTTTTTCCAGAATATTATACCATCAAGAAAGACCGTTTGATACGGCTATGGATCGCTGAGGGATTTTTCTTAGGAAGACATGAAGAAAACTTGTGGAGAACAGGAGAAAGCTATTTCAATGAGCTCATCTGTAGGCGGCTGATTCAGCCAGTGTTCGGCTACGAAGATGGCCAGGCTGTAGGATGTGTGGTGCATGGTGTGATCCTTGACTTCATCAAAACTTTGTCTACGGAAGGCAACTTTGCGACGACGAGTGCAGATATGAGGTCTGGACTAACTCCATGGTACCTGATTCCACGGTTCTCATTCGATTGCTGCAGTAAGGAAGATGAAGCCGGCAAGCTGCTCTCAGTAACCCTGCACCTATCTAGCATGCGAACCCTCCAAGTTTGCGGGCGTGCTGGATGGACAACCCTCCTCACATATCCTAAGGTTAGAAAAGGGAAGCCTGCTCTTCGAACCTTCAAATTTCTACGAGTACTCGATGTGGAAGATAATGGTATTTTGAGAAGCCACCATCTGAAAGGCATTGGAGGGCTGATTCTACTAAG TGCACGTGCCATCGTTGATTTCCTCAAGGTGGTTGGACACTCTAACCTTCGGTCCCTATCTCTGCATTGTCTTGATGGTGACTTGGTTGGCCAACTGAACTTGTGTCCCCCGTACCAGTTGCAAAGATTTGAACTGACTATATCTGGTGCAATCCTGGGAAGTACTGCATTTTGTATGGCCACCTGTGTTACCCACTTGAATATTGAAATTAGTCAATTGGGAGAGCAAGGTCTGAGTATCATCGCGTCCGCGCCCCATCTTATCCTTCTCCAGTTAGTATCTTCAGGACCTGCTGCTCCCATGACGGACACGCACTCATCTTCCAGAAGACAAAGAAGAAGGGTGATAATTTGCAGTGGCGCCTTTCCGTGTCTTAAGGTGTTCTGGTTCACATGCAAGGCTGGTGGAAATGAGCTGCAGTTTGATCGAGGAGCCATGCCACGGCTGCGGGGGCTTCGGCTCCACTTCAACGCTCTAGAGATGCTGTCTCTTTATGGAGATTTTGAATTTGGCATTGAGCATCTCTCTAGTCTCACCAGAATCCATGCCGCTATTGGATGTGAAGATGCTACGGCTCCGGAGGTGGAGCTTGCAGAGACTGCCATCACAGAGCAAGTCTGTCGGATCTCCTCCGCCAACACACCAACAATAGAGTTCAGCAGAGAGAATCCCAGGATGTTTGAGAGGGGAAAGAAGAGTATAGGTCCCCTTACAGAGACGGTGACAACGATCACCAAGAAAAAGAGCTTGAGGAGATGGCTGATCACCCAGTACAAAATGATGTGGCGCGCCTTGTGCTCTTGCAGTACGAAATGA
- the LOC123048598 gene encoding uncharacterized protein: MATSICQPFATSRCETSHEPAPACAHGAECSASDANMSQHLHEPEDAGAAMAGFVDLLRQLGDLAQLAAEVFHGLHNQATAVSTRAIGLTVGAQRIEAQLPLIEERFRRRRSARPCFLQQQDVAVACSNSVLSSGIRSEGLCGVAGHGVDRRRPSAWLVNHSVIVVGGTKSRSMAEHIRRCRGPPQLSLLDKYDTCGEGACLKRYTDPSFFRAQSAKHELFLQEAKPKLQSSHKCSKFKTDALLDTLRQLKYRHIIGRIRRQMHSSHNQDSPEDEASEAHVLSPSDSPETSNTKVPCPSVPVNKERSSVLVQRTSSFGAWLSPDAASTHASDIIQETNADGFASHGANKADENANIATNARSALIDFIASRVESSPRKLSVRKHSDPLTESFRNMAKKVLLENESAHSSQRTSEF, encoded by the exons ATGGCTACATCTATATGTCAGCCGTTTGCCACGAGCCGTTGTGAGACATCACATGAGCCAGCACCTGCATGCGCGCATGGAGCAGAGTGCTCAGCTTCTGACGCCAACATGAGCCAGCACCTGCATGAGCCGGAGGACGCGGGTGCCGCCATGGCCGGCTTCGTGGACCTCCTCCGCCAGCTCGGGGACCTCGCACA GCTCGCCGCAGAGGTGTTCCACGGCCTGCACAACCAGGCCACGGCGGTGTCCACTCGGGCGATCGGCCTCACGGTGGGGGCGCAGCGGATCGAGGCGCAGCTGCCGCTCATCGAGGAACGTTTCCGCCGTCGTCGGAGTGCACGGCCCTGCTTCCTGCAGCAGCAGGACGTCGCCGTTGCCTGCAGCAATTCAGTCTTGTCGTCAGGCATTCGGTCAGAAGGTTTGTGTGGTGTCGCAGGCCACGGCGTGGATCGGCGCCGCCCGAGTGCCTGGCTGGTGAACCACAGCGTGATTGTGGTGGGAGGAACGAAGTCTCGTTCCATGGCGGAGCACATCCGGCGGTGCCGCGGGCCTCCACAGCTGTCCCTGCTTGACAA GTATGATACTTGTGGCGAGGGGGCGTGCCTGAAGCGATACACAGACCCGTCCTTCTTCAGAGCCCAGTCTGCCAAGCATGAGCTTTTCTTGCAGGAAGCCAAACCAAAGCTTCAGAGTTCACACAAATGCTCCAA ATTCAAAACAGACGCGTTGCTCGATACGCTCCGGCAACTGAAATATCGACACATCATCGGAAGAATCAGGCGTCAAATGCACAGCTCTCACAATCAGGATTCGCCAGAAGATGAAGCATCCGAAGCACACGTTTTGTCTCCATCGGATTCGCCTGAAACATCAAATACCAAAGTGCCATGCCCTTCGGTACCAGTGAACAAGGAGAGGAGCAGTGTCCTCGTCCAGAGGACCAGTTCGTTCGGGGCATGGCTCTCTCCGGATGCAGCTTCTACTCATGCGTCTGACATCATACAAGAAACCAATGCTGATGGATTTGCCAGCCATGGCGCAAACAAGGCCGATGAGAATGCCAACATTGCGACAAATGCTCGTAGCGCCCTTATCGACTTCATCGCCTCAAGGGTCGAAAGCTCGCCGAGGAAGCTCTCTGTCAGGAAGCATAGTGATCCTTTAACGGAATCCTTCCGGAACATGGCTAAGAAGGTGCTGCTTGAGAATGAATCAGCACATTCTTCACAACGAACCAGTGAATTCTGA